The sequence AAactcatgtaaaataaaatcaaattatttttaattatttcagatttattataaaataactgaCCTTTGATACAGctatgataaatataaatgccATGATTATTCAACATTTCACATATCTTCATACAAGCTGGCAAGCAGCACAGGCAAGAAAATCAACAATGAAGccacatgattttcttttttataagaaAAGGCACTCAAAGATTTAGATCAGAAGCTTACCagctaaatacatttttcatagctgtcatattttaaaaaactaagtCAAACTGTATCTTACCTGTGAaacatgtgtccctgcagcacaaaagcagtcataagtagcacaggtatatttgtagcaatagacaacaatacattgtgtgggtcaaaattatacatttctcttttatgacaaaaatcattaggatattaagtaaagatcatgttccatgaagatattttgtaaatttcctacaataaatatatcaaaacttcatttttgattagttatatgcattgctaaggacttcatttgaacaactttaaatgtgattttctcaatatttagatttttttttgcaccctcagattccagattttcaaatagttgtatctcggacagatattgtattttttactaataacaaaacataaatggatgtatatgtttgtttaaattgattttatttatggttttttttttgttggtgggttatttattattatgctgtGTGTTATCAAAATACTGTAATCAGTTTGAAAACAAAActttcagatgttttatttacatttggttTGGAATAGGTGCACATGTTTTGTGTACcaacaaaaattttgaaaatacaaatacTTTTATAAATCTGATCATTTACATCAAAACAGTTTAACAAATGATTTAGACAAAAGCTCATTCTGCTCGCGTTTCATAGATAGTTTGACCGCAGCATTATAGTCTCCTGTTTTCCACTCGTTTCCTGATGTTCTGGTTTTTGACACTGCcctaaaatatgaagcagcattgGCACAGTGTATTGTGGCCTGCTTACCCAACGCAGGATTGTAGCCATTGCCCTGATTGAGGGAGACAGACTGGTAAGAGATAGACACGTTGCTGGTAAACGGCCCAAGACATCCACTCATTGGAAGCATCGCTGCATTGAAGGCTATTTTGCATCCAGCTACAGGAAGGGACAGAAAGCGAGGAAAATGTAACTGTTCAAATTAAGATTTTCATATATGATTAGCGAATATGAGGCAATAATACCTGTGAGCTCCTCTATTTGGCTGTTCAGATGAGACAGTCCTTCCCATAAGCCAACCATACGTATGAAGGTGGCCTCCTCCAGATCAAACAGAGGCTGTGCAACACAACAGCAGCTCTGCTGTCTCCTGAAGGCACATTCACAGTCCCATCCGCCGCACGGCAGGGATCCTGTGTAACTCACTGATGAGAGTATCAACAAACAAAATGTCAGAAAAAAGTACGCTACCAGTCAAAAGGTTtcaaacagtaagattttaaaatgtcagaaaaaagtacgctacttgtttaaaaaaaaaacttctgctgcaccacttctgctcaccaagcctgcatttatttgatctaaaatataggaaaatgtaatttaatgtaatttctttctgtgatcaaagctgaattttcagcataataaataaacgtttcttgaacagcaaattggaatattagaatgattcctgaagaatcatgtgactggagtaatgatgctaaaaattgagctttgaaatcacaggaataaattacattttaaaatatattcaaatagaaacttcagaaaagatttcaaaattttgaatcaaataaatgcaggcttggtgagcagaagagactttaaaaaaacagcGCAAATCtttctgttcaaaaacttttgactagtagtgtAGAAGTGAGACATGGACCTGCAAAACCTGTATTCATATGAACAAATGATCAACTTCTTCACCAGCAGTTTGGAGCAAGAGGTCAAAGGCAGCAGTAGCCTCCGCTCGCGAGAAGAGACTGAGAGCCATCGCAACATACAGAGCAGTCTTCATCCTCAACATGCAGAGTCCAGCGGCCCTTAAAATACAGCTTATTTAAACCTTGAATGATTGAAAACTTATACagtttaaaacataaacaaataaacttaaaaaatgaagaaatattttgCTCTAGGTCTGTAGTACAGTGTTTCCAGACGTGTTTCTGGAGGCACACTAACAGCACACACTTTGGTTGTCTTTCTTATCAGAGAagttgatattatatattatatatgatattatataccAACCTCCACAACCACTGGAGAGGGCTTGATGGTCAACTACGTGTCTTCATGATCAGTTACATTATAACCTTTAATTTCATTGAATTGCTGTCAGAGTTAGTCAGTGTTTGTGCATACCAaagaaattaattgtaatataaatcaCTCTAGAATCCGCTAAGAATTACTATGCTCccccaaaacctaaaaaaatcagccaatcagatttagACTTGTTTTTGTGAAAGCATTTCCAGTTTGAAGAATCAATGGGAatctgtttaatttcatttttaaaatcattaaaatatatatataaaagaactaaaaaagagctatgtgtactgtgttagacTAACTGAGGTTTGTGACAGCACAGTATACTGTTGCTCTCTTGTTGCtctgattgcttccattgttctcCTCATTtcactttgcataaaagcatttgctaaatgattaaatgtaaaagaaattttCATCAGAACCAAAATCAAGCTAAGTACATCTAAGCATAAACCAGAACTATGCgagttattaatataaaaacaattacttgCTAGAAACAAGTGAGTGACTGCCTCAATGCTAGATTTTCATTAGCTGTTTACAAAACATAATTGatatgttttgtatgttggttttaGGTCACACGATTTTGATAATCCACATTAGACATTCTATTTTGCAACTAAATGCCAACTAActttcattagagtattagtagactgttagttTGGGGTTAGTAGAATATGTTAACGTATTTACAAAGTTACTTGTAAAATagccatcaaaataaagtgttagatattaagcagacagtcacTAGTACTGCTAGTTGACATGGAGTTTACAAAGTTGCCTATAGtaagtagaatgtctaaagtggagtatcaaaataaagtgttaccaaattttacatttaatcagatCAGTTTATGTAGTAAAAGCTGTatgttaacaaatgtaaatatacttGAGTATTTAGTCCacttttctttaataatatttttaatatactcaCTGTGATGAAGATAACAGATCAGGTGCAGAAGAACTGAGTCAAAGACAAAAATGGAGTTGTAAGTGGAGCTTTCTGTGCAGCTTTATGCAGTGGGTGGAGTTGCTCACAGAGTGGCTCAGCCTCTGAAGCATCTGATAAGAAAGAATATGAGACACCACCATGCCTTTCATTTGTCCCACTTGTATGAATGCATGAAAAGGTTATTTTGTTACTAAAacccacaataatatttataaccAGGATACTTTCAGCTCCTCATGGATTGCAGATAATGATATCATTCCCGCTGCTGTGTGATTTTTTCACGtcatttgtgtattattattgaaTGTAGCAAAATCTGAAGTCTCAATCTAGAGGTGGGAGCAGGATTCGGTTTCCTGATTCTCAGAAAAGGGTGTAGACTAGAGAAAGATGTGAATCTATGatcattgtattttaatgttgtcCCAAAGCTTGAGAACAACTCTTCCATGGATGTTCTGTAAGACTGAAGTGATATATTACGTATATATAATGCAATCGAGAGGAAGTTTGACTGTGAGATGGcctgtgaatatatatatgtaagatgAAACTCATGTTTGTGTATCTGtcacaaagaagaagaagaaaaaaactattcTAAAAGGCTAATGCGGATTCTTCAAAGTGGATTTTAGATgcgtttttaagttttttatcacAACTTTTCcacttttaaattaatcattgaTAATCAATGGTATACGCTTATCATAAATTAATTTCACCAGTTCATTTGTGATGCtattaaaattgcataaaattattaaaatgtagcaAGAACTATGATAGAAACAGCTTGTTTCAATGcaccaattaaaaaatattacacattaaaatgtgtAAGCACAAATAgttgatttacatttattataataaatcatatgtTGACGTGCcatgtatatttatttgaattgtaaacattgctgcttcttttttttaatttcaacaatTTCTACTTTAACACAATGTTAAATTaacattacattgtaacattgattcagtgattttaCTATCGCTTTTGTTAAAATTTCAACACTGTTTCAACATTACACGAGGGTAATTGTAACATTAATCCAATGCAATAAGCACTGACCCATCAACATTGTTTTAATGattgcttgctgtctgggaaagGACAGGAAAAGAAGTTGAGCAGGTGGCCTCTCTTATATATTTGAGTACAGAAACTAATTCCCATCTTCCCTATACAGTTAAATGTAAAAGCAAGTTTTCATAGGATTGTAAACCAGGCAAGCAAGACAGTTTTATCCCTCAAAATGCAAGACATgcagattatatattttttggacattattttgtttgaaaaataaataaataaataaataaataaatgcattttaaatggtggttcacacagaaaaacaattaaagaaaaaattgaaacaaaagaTTAAGGTACCAAACAGCAAAATACTCAAAAAGTGGAGGACAAAAATTATGACAGGTGATGTACAGATGGCCTAAAAGCAATGATGGGAAGACAGCCAAAGCAGCATCAGATTCTGTGATCtgataatgttcatttttaatattatttcctGGTGTAACTCTATTTTTGTTAAGTTAAATGCAAGCTTTCAAGGACTGTAAACACGGCAAACAATCTAAAAGACAATGTGCCTCTTTCAGAACTCTATACAAAGGAAAGTTGAAAGAGAAGCATTTGATATTGATATGGATCCATTACATCTTATCCATGCTTCTTTACAAAGGTTCCCATCTGGGATATGGTTTTAGGTAACCTTGTTTGTATAAGAAAATGTTTGTCCCAATTGCTATTAGtatcttaaataaaaacatacaaaaggtaTGAAGAACAAACATGTtgatgattgttttaataaaagacTTTGTCAGAGACAAATTTCAATTCTTCTAGGAtagaaaataaagcatttttagaattatatattttttttaattaccaatATTCTCTTATATAAGACATAAATTGCcattcaaaacagttttaacatATCATTGTTCAAAACATGTCAACTTTCCAAAAATATTTCATGTCAGCTGCTGAAGTAGTACTGACCAACAGTacttgtttcaaagcagttttacagggATAAACAGGGAAGCATGATTCAGAGATGCAAACAGAGGTAAGTTTAGGTCAGTTGTTTGATAAGTTTTGTGATCATTGATTATTAAGTTGTTTAGattctgttgtgttgtgtcttTGGGTTTATTTCAGTTCcatttcagtcggtcactctcaacatcacatcggtgaccgatgaattgggaacTTGGTAAAGACCagtctactttgagtgtaaactaaatgagccaatgcacattggcatgcgattattgcatccagctgcagatgatcacagtgtgagcataaaaaggAAGCAGGTGAAATGCATTCCAGCCTTTTCGCTTCAGAACCAAGTGCCAACATCGTTCTCTTCAAATCTCTTCAGTGAGCTATGAGTTCAATGCGCACTTGGAAGCTTTTGGTGTTGGCAGAAGGCGCTTCAGCAGTTATCGTTCCTGTGTCGAGCGGGTTGTgtacttcaggctgcactaccccctgttgtgctgcaagcggccatttcccctgtgcacctcagcacataaaagagcatttccctgaaagagcaatttctctaaaagagcttacaTGGGTacgtctttgtaaagatgacgcCGACAAATTCGGTTCCTTAATGACCCTGTGTCCCAAACTGACATCTTCAGCGACACAGTTGAGAGCCTGGCCCAGCAGCTctcggctgcacagaagcagactgaggtggTTCGTCACTCCCTGCCCCAGCAGGCAGCTCCTACCTCCACCCATCCGCTGGCCAAAGTGCCCCAGCCTACTCGTTGCTGAGGGCTGCCCCTGCATCCGCCCCCACTCCCGTGCTGCAtctgcagcagcctccagcaagtggtgCCATGGAGCTGAGCGTAGGCAGGCTGCCCCACCCATCCTGGCCCCTGTCAAACGGTGATTGAAAAAGCAAGAGGCCCTGGGACGGGCGGGCCAGACAGGGAGGAAGCTGCTCTTTGGGGGATGGTTAtggcacctctccctcccctggaggagggccgggggtAGAATCTGGAAAATCTCGATGAGAGAgaagttttctctttctctgggtcccaggagggcatggaGAGTCGCGGACGGCCCAACACCAGaactcactcatcctcctccttcgccagccAGCAGCAGAGGGCGGATTGAGAGTGTCAACAAAGGCTCTACTCACGCATCCTCTGCCAACCTGTTGAACCAGGAAAGCATTGCACCCcacactcagacccctctccAATCTGCTCACAAGCCGCCTGAGTTGGGCCCCtgcgttccacctcgctgccccactgcagATATGGAGGTGGTTCCGTTGGTCCCGTTTGCACGGTATCTGGGTACCTGGCTACCGCATACTGTCTCGCTGGCTTCTacagaccatcagcctcggctatatGATTCAGTTTGCCCCGTGTCTCCCAAGTTCAGTGGCATCCGCATCACAACAGTGAAAGTGGCCAATGCTCCTGTCTTGCAtgcggagatcgcagtcctactggtgaaggatgcgatagagctggtccctccagccaatatgaggatggggttttacagcacttacttcattgtacccaagaaaggcggtgggttacaaccaatcttggacctgcatGTCTTGAACCGAGCCCTTCACtggttaccgttcaagatgttgacgcagaaatgGATTTGACACAGGTGAAAATTGGTTTGCAGTGAttgacctgaaggatgcgtactttcatgtgttgatccttccgtgccacagaccatttctgtggTTTGCTTTCGAAGGACAGGCATaccagtacaaggtcctgcccttcgggctgtcttgacaattggcttatactagcacagtctcgagatcagttgtgtgagcacagggacctggtgctccggcaactcagcctgttgggtcttcggggcaactgggaaaagagcaaactctagCTGACGCAGAGGATCTCAttgagttggattcggtcgaacagacagcacgcctcacagaggaacatgcATGGTCGGGGCCaacctgcttgaattcgttcaagggcaggactgcggtcccactgaaactatttcagaggctcctggggcatatggcagctgcaaaGGCACTTACACCACAAGGGATATTGCATATGAGACCatttcagcactggcttcatggccgagtcccgaggtgggcgtggcagCGCGGCACTCACTgagtccaagttacaccggcctgtcgccaaaccttcaccccattGTCAGATCTTATGTTTCTCTGGGCTGGAGTGCCCCAGAACAGGTCTCctggcatgctgtggtttacacggatgcctccaccaccggctggggggccacgtacaatgggcacACAGTGTCGGGGGTTTGGATGGGCCCCCATatgcactggcatatcaattgcctagagttgttagcagggcgccttgccttgaaccatctcaaagtGCACTTACGAGGCAATCTCATGCTGGTCCAGACAGACAACACAGCGATTGTTGTATACATCAACAAGATGGTCTGCACTCCCTTTGCAACTCACCTGCCACCTCCACCTTAGGAGTCGTAAGGTTCTGAGGCCActttgtgccattcacattccagtCCTGCTTAACCATACAGCTGATGAGCTGTCTCGAGCTATGCTCCTGGGAAAGTGGCGGCTGCATCCCcggacggtccagctgatttggagacgttttggagccactcaggtagaactttttgcctctccagagacctctcactgccagttgttctactccctgaccgagggaacacttgGCACGGATGTgatggcacacagctggccatgGGGCCTGTGCAAGTATATGTTTCCCCCAGTAAGCCTTCTCACACAgatgctgtgcaaggtcagggaggacgaggagcaggtcttgcTTGTGGCACCGTATtcgcccactcggacctggttttCCGAACTAaagctcctcgtgacagcccctccctggtggATTCTTCTGAGGAAGAATCTTCTGACGGCCCTGTGGCACCtgtgtccagacctctggaaactttgTGTCTAGTCCCTGGACAGGATGcggaggttcttggtgacctaccccaaaAGGCAGTatacaccatcacttcggcaagcaCATGCTTacgctttgaagtggaacctgttctcatagagaagacccccggagatgcctgatcagggttgtgctttccttttttgcagcaagggttggagcgaCGGCTATCTCCCTCCATCCTTAAAGTATATGTCACTGTGATTGCTACTAACCATGACACAGAGGAAGGGATATcggtaggtaagcatgacctggtcatcaggttccttaggggggagAGAAGGTTAAATTCTCCCcagcccccctccataccctcttgggacctgtctctagtgcttaaaaTACTACAGCAGGGCcaatttgagcctttgcagtcagtcaagctaaagtttctttcattgaaaactctgctcctgcttacattggcctccatcaagagggtaggggacctacACACATTTTCAGTTgatgattcatgcctagagttcgggccagctgactcccaggtaatcctaaGGCCCCAgcctggctatgtgcccaaggttcccactactcccttcagggatcaggtggtgggcctgcaagcgctgcccccggaagaggcagacccagccctagttTTGCTCTGTCCAGTCTGGGCCTTGAGTTGCTATGTAGAcaggacacaaagctttaggacctcagaccagctctttgtctgttacataggctggcagaaggggaaggccgtcactaagcagaggatggccgactggattgtggatgccatcaccctggcttatcaggcactgcccactcaggttgcgagctcactttAATGGTTGAATACTAGAAGTGTTCCaacctcctgggcactggctcttggtgcctcactgacagatatttgtagagctgtgggctgggcgacccccaacatgttcgctaggttctatagtcTTTGTGTggagctggtatcctcctgtgttctcacctcaaacgggtagtggcactgagaggcccaggttagtgtcggcttgctaaaactgctccagagtgtccaaaTTGTAGACCTTCTCGAGCTCCTCTATCCCCTCAGCAGCCAGATGCGGCGGAATGTCTGGAGCCAGGCCTTCATCTCAATCCCTGAGAACTggtagaaggctgggttccatatgtgagacctaagtggatcccatatgtgtaaagtccacggtatcacctcagagcccgtgtttccccggcagacttccaccatttccaagagggttacaatcacctccaattttccatatgcacctaaatggaTGTTCAcatgtgtatttgcttccaaaACCATATGtaggaaggatggggcttccgcaatgTTCCTGTTTCAAGTGGAATGGGTATGTTTCCCAGTTATCGAATCTCAATGAGTGGGTAGTGCTATATGACAACAGTGAATGATCTTCTTGTTGTGAGCCccagcctacaccaaaaaggggtgcAGGCGGCTCActcagggcactggaaggggcagtatccatggtgctttggtagaggatcccaattcatcagtTTTACCGATGTGACattgagagtgaccaactgaaaaggaacgtctcggttatgtatgtaaccctcattccctgaaggagggaaaggAGATGTCACTTCCCGTCGCCACGGCTGCTCTACCATCACTGAGCgggccgggtcaccggctcggctcccatgtgtatttgcttccaaaatgacagcgaaaacctggtatgtgttgcacctgctgcctttttatccTCACACtatgatcagctgcagctggattcaataatcacatgccaatgtgcattggctcatttagtatacacttgaagtagattggtctctcgaagtcCAATGGAGTCAGTGCAGTCACTtcagtaacattgaattaagtgGCTAAGCAAGCCAGAGACAACAGTGGCAAGGAAGCCAAACTCAACTAGTgccagaaatggagaaaaaccccttgggagaaaccaggctcatcTATACAAACATTCTGTAACATTGTTGGCAGCAGTTTTGTTTCAGTTCATTTGCAATTGTGTTGTACAGTCTCGCAGCAGATGTTAGTCTAACTTTAAAAGTTATTACAGAGTCAGTGAGTGTTCATCACTTCACTGTCATCATATGGTGTAAAGACAAGGATGGCTTCTTTTCGATGCAGGACTATCACCGCATGGTCAAAGCATTTATGAAGAGAGACTTTTAACAACTATAATCTAGTAAGGATtctattgatttgtttaaataatacttttttttcctgtgggACAGCCTTCCTGCTGCTGTTCAGGCTGGTTGCAAAGCTGTGAAGGAAAGACTCAAGGAGGCTTTTGGACATAAACAGTTTATGGATCACCTCATAGTCAGCCTATCAGCCTGCCCACATGTTCCATAAGAAAGTTTGGAGGTGTATGCTGCATAGATTAGCAGATTGGTTGAAGAGGAATTACTGGAGCATGAAATAAGGGACATGAGAATGGAACTGAAACACTTGGGTGATGaaaatcaaaaagtgaaaacCAGATTATATCCTAAAACTATGAGTTTTAAAGGATGAGAGGAGTAGAGGATGCTTTTGATCTAGTGGATTGTGTCAATGCTACTGTGGGGGCCATGGATGCCAGTCTCTTGTCTTTGTTGTAGCACAGAGAGAAGATTTTATATGTAAgagattttctttaaatatgGGCACTTTGAGCTCTGTAGATAAAATTCAGTTCCTTTCCGAATGAGCAGCAGTTTGTTACTTGGAAGGTGTCCTGAGTGTTGATTGTTGCTAGGCCTCCTCTCACTTTAAAGAGTTGTCAAGAAGAGGCGTACATTCCCAGAGCTCTGTTCTGGTCTATACTCCCTTAAAAGTGTTCTCTGGAATGCCAAGCACTTGAGGTATCCCCTTGGGCCACCCATGGGATTGGCCCTGCAGAGAAGAAAGGAATGGTGCATGCCAGCACTTTCTCTAATAGGGTATGCAACTCAGGTTTTGGCCAAAAGGATCTAAGTCACGAAAGCCACTGGTACATACATTAAGTATTGGGACTTCAGTGTCAGCCATTTAGGCACTCAtcaggcttctggaggggatgtagattcgtaacTGTTAGTGGAAGTAGGAGAGTGCTGAGCCCGTGGCGGTTCTATATGTAAGCATCAATGATTTGAACTTGACGTGAGCTgcaactggtagccagtgcaagatGATTAAGAGAGGTATGATGGGGCCCTTTAGGGCTCGCtgaagaccagtcatgccgctgcattctgaaacATTTGTAGAGGTTTGCTTGTGCAtaatggaagtccagccagaagagtatttgcagtagtccagcctagaaatgacaaggttCTGGACAAGAAGTTgcgcagcatgctccgttagaaagggcctgatctttctgatgttgtacaatgcaaacctgcatgatCAAGCAGTTTTTTCAATGtagtctttgaaggtcagctggtcatcaaagattacaccaaaaTCTCTGACCAAACTTGATAGGGTAATTGTTGATGAACCTAGCTGCTTGGTGAAATTATGCTGTAGATTTGGAGTGGCCGGGAAGTCGGGTTTgggcttaatttatatcattttaaacagGCTTGGGCCTTAATTACAGACCAACTAGTTGAAATTCACACAATTTAAACTTTTCCTAACAATATAACTAGGGATGCCATAAAGGAAAATAAGGGATAATTGTCATTGTTTATAGGAAAATAAGTGtggtaagggaaacaggtcaatttagctcaaagggaatcatttaagattttaaagggaatttgaacagaatcactgtttcacggctcatcactgaaacggccagcgattcactgaacgagccgtttaacatcaaatctgcgctggatattaatatccaaagtatagtgaaaaaacactattaattagcacagtaacaagatcggcagttttaagacattaacttgtgagcacaaaacacaagatacttctcttttcaatataaataaggctttattagataaatctaagacataaactgcacaaaacacaagataatattttctatataattaaGGATTTTTTAGGTAGGTTTGAGAGTTAGGATAGGGTGGGTTTAgttgaatgaaaatgtgaaatcccaagtttacagcaatacgtgaaattgcatagacatgaacaaccattttatcacttaattaaccctcgcactgagttcctcaatgaggttaaaattatattagataacaccagtacagatgtgagtctggaggttacttgcgttgcctgtttaacggggttcccttttgttgtcgctgaaaagggggtttcccgaagttgctgattggctggaagttcagtagtcgttgaagtgacgtcttggaaagcccgtggttgggcgttggctgaagatgcggagttgtgggctggttgaagttgaacgggcacgcgaggtcagactcggagacacggcgttacaaaacttaactcagaacacgaaactctcaaacggaaaagaaaagaattaaAGTTTGACGTGaataggtggtgtttcttctcatcgtggctaagtagcagcaggcgtgcaggccgaagcacgctggaacgcgCTCAAAaaaacgctaaaagtgatgacaaagcatgactaaaagcaggctaaaagccggcatgactgatagcaaaagcttgacaaaagctaaaagctaaaagcttaaactacaagcaaagctaaaagccggcatgactgatagcaaaagcttgacaaaagctaaaagcatgactaaaagcttaaact is a genomic window of Cyprinus carpio isolate SPL01 chromosome B15, ASM1834038v1, whole genome shotgun sequence containing:
- the LOC109109555 gene encoding complement C1q-like protein 4, yielding MLRMKTALYVAMALSLFSRAEATAAFDLLLQTAVSYTGSLPCGGWDCECAFRRQQSCCCVAQPLFDLEEATFIRMVGLWEGLSHLNSQIEELTAGCKIAFNAAMLPMSGCLGPFTSNVSISYQSVSLNQGNGYNPALGTFTAPHAGLYSFSFTAYSSVGSAGQRLYQKMQLMKNGQLIASSWEDNREDSEDSSSQTVLLQLRRGCQVYVELMSGRQLCGDTQGQNTFSGYLVYPFSEQ